From a single Planctellipticum variicoloris genomic region:
- a CDS encoding substrate-binding domain-containing protein — protein sequence MPASRHHWLWLPAIAAAFVLLVWSTGRRSVNGHAPLVVYCSHDAVYAESILRQFEQELGIPVEVRFDTEATKSLGLINLLLQERERPRCDVFWNNELLGMLHLQSEGVLEPYRGAGWKRIPQQYRDPEGNWTGFGARLRVWIVNTGLLPEATEASLDQLWTDNPRTLAVAKPLYGTTLTQYSLLWKLWGPDQLKAWHRDVRQRGVREVNGNGLVKDMVAAGTCSAGWTDTDDTFAALEAGAPVRMLPLKVEGRTIVIPNTVAIIRGTSRRGDAELLVDYLLSAQTELALARSTARQIPLGKVPDAEVPAEVRELLPRAAEGHDLRDLLPNRDACLAWLKSEYLE from the coding sequence ATGCCAGCTTCCCGACATCACTGGTTGTGGCTCCCTGCGATCGCCGCCGCCTTCGTGCTCCTCGTCTGGAGCACCGGCCGAAGGTCGGTGAACGGCCACGCTCCGCTGGTCGTCTATTGCAGCCACGATGCGGTGTATGCCGAATCGATCCTCCGACAGTTCGAACAGGAGCTCGGGATCCCCGTCGAAGTCCGCTTCGACACCGAGGCCACGAAGTCGCTGGGGCTGATCAATCTGCTGCTGCAGGAACGCGAACGGCCCCGTTGCGATGTTTTCTGGAACAACGAGCTGCTCGGCATGCTCCACCTGCAATCCGAGGGAGTTCTGGAACCCTATCGGGGCGCCGGCTGGAAACGCATTCCGCAGCAGTATCGCGACCCCGAGGGGAACTGGACCGGGTTCGGCGCCCGCCTGCGTGTCTGGATCGTGAATACCGGGCTGCTGCCGGAAGCCACCGAAGCCTCGCTCGATCAGCTCTGGACGGACAACCCGCGGACGCTGGCGGTCGCCAAACCGCTCTACGGCACCACCCTCACGCAATACAGCCTGCTCTGGAAACTGTGGGGGCCGGATCAACTGAAGGCGTGGCATCGCGACGTCCGTCAGCGCGGCGTGCGCGAGGTGAACGGCAACGGACTCGTCAAGGACATGGTTGCCGCCGGGACCTGCTCGGCGGGTTGGACCGACACCGACGACACGTTTGCGGCTCTGGAGGCCGGAGCGCCCGTTCGGATGCTGCCGCTGAAGGTCGAGGGGCGAACGATCGTGATTCCCAATACCGTCGCCATTATCCGCGGCACAAGCCGCCGGGGCGATGCGGAACTGCTGGTCGACTACCTGCTGTCGGCGCAGACCGAGCTGGCGCTGGCGCGATCGACCGCACGACAGATTCCGCTGGGCAAAGTTCCCGACGCCGAAGTTCCCGCTGAAGTCCGCGAGCTGCTTCCCCGGGCGGCGGAAGGGCACGACCTGCGGGATCTGCTCCCGAATCGTGACGCGTGCCTCGCCTGGCTCAAGTCGGAGTACCTCGAGTGA